ACCAAAGCAGTGATGTCTGGGGCCGAGctgtcccagcagtcaccacctgagagaacttctgtatgacccacagctggaagaactactggcctacacctactgggacagcacatgcagtaacaccagatctacagtccaacatgacagcacatgcagtaacaccagatctacagtccaacatgacagcacatgcagtaacaccagatctacagtccaacatgacagcacatgcagtaacaccagatctacagtccaacatgacagcacacactcacctgttGTTTGCTATATTGTAGTGCTGATAGTTTCATGATGTTATGTTTTCATTGATTCGCATAATTCCCTATCATCACTTGGTTCCAGTCTCTGTTAGCTTTGTTTTATTTGATCAATGTAAAGGCCTTAGACTGATTTAAAAGGTGATAACTCGTTTATCTgacttactctctctgtctatctgtactGAATGTATCTACTTAATATTGttgttctgttagctagccagcatttcagccaTAAAGGATACCCTTTGAAATCAGCACTGCAAACTAATTGTAGCTAATAACCTTCCAGCTATACCTACTGAAGTAACCCATCCACTTTAAATATTGGTTAGCTAACCAAgaaaaatacaatatttaatcagtaAAATAGTCTTAGAATTCTGACCTTAGAGCTGACCTCTGTGTTAAATCCTTTCCAGATGAAAAACTtgcattgttattattattggaTTTAAAACTATGCAATCACATTTAATTAAGTTTCATATTCTGCATATTGTGTAAAACTGTTGTTTATAATAGTTTGTAAAAGAGTGGTTTGCTGGAGATGCAGTTGTCatcagtgttttgtgtttctcctTACAAAATACACCCGAGAAACACACTGCTCACCAAATGATCAACATAGATTAGACATTATGACAGACAACATATGTCCTTTATATGTGAAAGCTAGGTTCTCATTAACTTGGAACTGTTTCCTCCAGATCCTCTACTGGCCAGTCATGGTTGATCTTGGGCATAGACAAAGATACTCAACCAGAGAGAGCAGTAACCAGAGATAAGCAAACTTTCAGAGACTAGACACCAGACAGgacccagagagaccagacagagaacagagaCCTGAGTTATGGAGACATATCAATGTGACAcctgtgggaagagcctttcctcatcgAGGAGCCTCAAGCACCACATGATgattcacactggagagaagccctacatctGTGACCTCTGGTAAATCCTTTAACCATGCTGGCAATTTAAGAGcccacagcaggatccacactggggagaagccctacagctgtggcctctgtggtaaaacctttagccgaaATGAGCATTTCagagttcacagcaggatccacaccggagagaagccctacagatgtgacctctgtgataaaactttCTTTTCCACTGGTGATTTGAAGAAGCACAGCAggacccacacaggagagaagccccacAGATGTGAACTCTGTGGGAAAACCTTTAGTCATGCTTGTAATCTAAGCCTTCACCGCAGAACccacactggggagaagccctacagctgcccACACTGTGACTATTCAGGTAAAACAAATGGCCAATTGAAGTCACCTGCGTATCCACAATAGAAAACAAACCAAAGCAGTGATGTCTGGGGCCAAGCTATCCCAGCAGTCACCACCCGAGAGAACTTCTGtatgacccacagctggaagaactactggcctacacctactgggacagcacattcagtaacaccagatctacagtccaacatgacagcacatgcagtaacactagatctacagtccaacatgacagcacatgcagtaacaccagatctacagtccaacatgacagcacatgcagtaacaccagatctacagtccaacatgacagtacatgcagtaacaccagatctacagtccaacatgacagcacatgcagtGGCACCAGATCTGCATTTCAacatgacagcacacacacattctttttaATTTTTGTTTCTATTTTGTAGTGCTGATAGTTTCAtgatgttgtttgtgttttcattGATTCGCACAATTCCCTATCCTCACTTGGTTCCAGTCTCTGTTAGCTTTGTTGTATTTGATCAATGTAACAGCCTTAGACTGATCTGAAAGGGGATTTAAAAGGTGATAAACAAAGTTATCTGACCTACTCTCTCTTGGTGGATCATTCATCTCTCTATTAAtttcaggaatctgtgtgtgtacaaattagatgggtttagtttcccacgatCAGAGaaagaaccgggcactctgcaaagttcatattccACAAGTGTCTTTTTTAGATCCAACAGAGTGCAGAGTGACGTTGttgtgatttatttatttataacctttatttaaccggATAAAATGCCCATTGAGATCAAGACCTCTTTCACAAGGGTGACCTGGCCAAGAAAGGCAGCAGCGCACGTCATTGTGGTCAAAACTgacaaacaacaatataaaaTCTTAATGAGAATTTCGTCATAAAATTATGAAAAATTATGAAGAAAAAATATTTGCCACCGGTTTGTTTGCTCTTTTGATATAgcttcactctgattggtcctctgCTCTGCGGTGAGTTTCCCGTGAATATCTCGACCCGCGAATCAGGCACCAAGTTAAAGTGTCCTTTTTATAGTCCAACGGAGTGCAGTAGGCTACCGCGAttgaaataatgcgattaacaAAGGTTGTTCATTTGCTATTAAAAGTAATATGCTATTGAAAGCAAAATAAGAATGTCCCTGGTTTCAGTGCGACACTGGCCCAGTCCCAATGTCCCCCTCCTGAACCCTCTGACAGgctgttcaatcctggtccttggggcctgctgtcctgtatgttctagatgtttcacTGCTCCACACCTGCATCTGACTGAATGACTGACCATtatcaggcttccacagagctgaaCTCTGTGGTAAATCCTTTCCAGACGTGAAActtgcattattattattattattggattTAAAACTATGCAGTCACATTTAATGAAGTTGCATTTTGTGTAAAACTGTTGTTTATAATAGTTTGTAAAAGAGTTGTTTGCTGGAGATGCAATTGTCAtcacagtgttttgtgtttttccttacaaaataaacttgagaaACACACTCCTCACCAAATGATCAATATTACATATGCAGTGTGGACATTGTGACGGACAAAATATTTCATTTTATGGCATAATTTTCATTAACTTGGAACTGTTTCCTCCAGATCCCCTATTGGCCAATCGTACTTGATTGTGGGTGGAGAGTAAACAAAGAAGACAtcttaaggctccagagagactcaaccagagaaaAGAGCTTCCAGAGACTTGAGACCAGACAGGACCtacagagaccagacagagaacaaagagagacctgagttatggagacacatcagtGTGACAcctgtgggaagagcctttcctcatccagtagcCTCAAGCTGCATAGcaagatccacactggagagaagccccacagctgtgacctctgtggtaaatgCTTTATCCATGCTGGTAGTTTAAGAGTTCACACCAGAATCCATActggagaaaagccctacagctgtgacatctGTGGTCAAACCTTTAGCCGTACTTCTAGTTTCAAAGTTCACACCAGGATCCATaccggagagaagccctacatctGTGACCTATGTGGCAAAAACTTTAGCCAGGCTGACAGTTTAAGAGTTCACACCAGAATCCATActggagaaaagccctacagctgtgacctctgtggtaaatccTTTAGCCAGGTTGGCCATTTCAGAGTTCATCGCAAGAGccacactggggagaagccctacagctgtgacctttgtggtcAATCCTTCAGCAAACCTTGCAGTTTCAAAATTCACCGCATAAGGagacacactggagagaagccctacttCTGTGAATGCTGCAATAAGTTATTCTCTACCTCTACCGAGTTGAAGAGGCACAtgatgatccacactggagagaaaccctacagttgtgacctctgtgggaaaacctttagccagaTTGGCAATTTCCGAGCTCACAGCAgggtccacactggagagaagccctacagctgtgacctctgtgataaaacctttaaacAGAGAGGGGAattcacagttcaccgcagaatccacacaggagagaagccctacagctgtgacctctgtggtaaaacctttagccaggctggccatTTTAGAGTTCACTGTAGGATCAACcatggagagaagccctactaCTGCAATCTCTGTGGTAAAACGTTCAGTCAGCATAGCCATTTCaaagttcacagcaggatccacacaggagagaagccctacagttgCCCACACTGTGACTATTCATGTAAAACAAATGGCAATCTGAAGAGTCACCTGCGTATCCACAATAAAAACAAACCAAAGCAGTGATGTCTGGGGCCAAGctgtcccagcagtcaccacctgagagaacttctgtatgacccacagctggaagaactactggcctacacctactgggacagcacatacagtaacaccagatctacagtccaacatgacagcacatgcagtaacaccagatctacagtccaacatgacggcacatgcagtaacaccagatctacagtccaacatgacagcacatgcagtaacaccagatctacagtccaacatgacagcacatgcagtaacaccaaatctacagtccaacatgacagcgCACAGGAAAGATAATCTACCCCTGTAATGATGGAGGGGAAACTGTGTCAGACTGGGTAAAAACCTGGTAAACTCTGGCTGACATCTCTCTGTTTTAAAGCAATTTGATTCAACAATTTGAATTTTCAGGTTTTGttgtttaaaataatcttgGAGGTTCTGATGTAGAGGGTTACTGTGTCTCTCCCCAAGTGATCACCTGCTATTGTTTTTCAGACTAGACTGAATATATTTCAGACAATACTGACTGAATATGTTGAATCTGTCAGTCTTTACCCTATATTGAAGTACTGTTCGTTTTGATGGTAAATCTAAAGGCTTTTATTAAACTGATTTGAAAAGTGATATACAAATAAAGTTGTCTGAGATACTTTCTCTATCTTGGTTGTTTTGTGACAGGTTACCTAAATTGGGTGAAGTTTGTTTCCAAACTACTTGCAAGCACTGAGCACGAGTTGGAAGTTTGTGACAAAAATCCATCACTAAACTTTATTACACTGAATTGTAATTGCCTGTAGGTCACTGACACGCCCCTAATTAATATTAATCGAGCAAAATAAATTAATGTAATCGAATGTGAAAGTGAAATTCTTGAAGGGGAGGTGTCCACCGACCAAAAACATATATTGGTCGGTGGACACAGTGTGGGCATGATCACATGACAGCAGTGGACACAGTGTGGGCATGATCACATGACAGCAGTGGACACAGTGGGCATGATCACATTGACAGCAGTCGACACAGTGTGGGCATGATCACATTGACAGCAGTGGACACAGTGTGGTCATGATCACATTGACAGCAGTGGACACAGTGAGGGCATGATCACATGACAGCAGTGGACACAGTGTGGGCATGATCACATGACAGCAGTGGACACAGTGGGCATGATCACATTGACAGCAGGGGACACAGTGTGGGCATGATTACATGACAGCAGTGGACACAGTGTGGGCATGATCACATGACAGCAGTGGACACAGTGTGGGCATGATCACATGACAGCAGTGGACACAGTGTGGGCATTATATTATATCATATTAGGTTTCCTAACCACACAGTAGCCTATTTATAGGCTAGTTATTGCTTTATTGATTACTGCATTCAAAATGACTATAACATGAGGCAACTCATCACCTCATCACATTGTGTAAAACTGTTGTTTATAATAGTTTTTAAAAGAGTTGTTTGCTGGAGATGCAGTTGTCatcagtgttttgtgtttttcctgacaaaataaacttgagaaACACACTCCTCACCAAATGATCAATATTACATATGCAGTGTGGACATTGTGACGGACAAAATATTTCATTTTTGGGCTGAATTTTCATTAACTTGGAACTGTTTCCTCCAGATCCCCTATTGGCCAATCGTACTTGATTGTGGGTGGAGACTAAACAAAGAAGACAtcttaaggctccagagagactcaaccagagaaaAGAGCTTCCAGAGACTTGAGACCAGACAGGACCtacagagaccagacagagaacaaagagagacctgagttatggagacacatcagtGTGACAcctgtgggaagagcctttcctcatccagtagcCTCAAGCAGCACAGcaagatccacactggagagaagccccacagctgtgacctctgtggtaaatgCTTTATCCATGCTGGTAGTTTAAGAGTTCACACCAGAATCCATACTGGAGGAAAGCCTTACAGCTGTGATCTCTGTGGTAAACGTTTTGTCCATGCTGGCAGTTTAAGAGTTCACACCAGAATCCATActggagaaaagccctacagctgtgacatctGTAGTAAAACGTTTAGCCGTGCTTCTAGTTTCAGAATTCACACCAGGATccatactggagagaagccctacatctgtgacctctgtggtaataaCTTTAGCCAGGCT
Above is a window of Hypomesus transpacificus isolate Combined female chromosome 17, fHypTra1, whole genome shotgun sequence DNA encoding:
- the LOC124479401 gene encoding zinc finger protein 239-like; protein product: METHQCDTCGKSLSSSSSLKLHSKIHTGEKPHSCDLCGKCFIHAGSLRVHTRIHTGEKPYSCDICGQTFSRTSSFKVHTRIHTGEKPYICDLCGKNFSQADSLRVHTRIHTGEKPYSCDLCGKSFSQVGHFRVHRKSHTGEKPYSCDLCGQSFSKPCSFKIHRIRRHTGEKPYFCECCNKLFSTSTELKRHMMIHTGEKPYSCDLCGKTFSQIGNFRAHSRVHTGEKPYSCDLCDKTFKQRGEFTVHRRIHTGEKPYSCDLCGKTFSQAGHFRVHCRINHGEKPYYCNLCGKTFSQHSHFKVHSRIHTGEKPYSCPHCDYSCKTNGNLKSHLRIHNKNKPKQ